TGGGCAACATTGTGTCAAACGGTTGAGGTCACATTACTtcagcaggagcatttattggtctggtacagcgcagtgcattctggtagttgtagtgtTTCTACTTATAGAGCAAAAGCCAATGACAtagtcctttttttctcttttttctctggtcatgtagcaccagtttcattAGTATTGGGTCTTTCTTCTGTGTAGCCGGCCCAGTTTTATGTGAAGACCCTCTTCATATtgatgaaatacttctttaaagatTCATTTAGAGAAAGTCTGAATTACCTTCAACTGCTCTTCCATATCTGATATCCTGTTTTTTAGACTCCAACTTTcctaggaaaaaaaacattaaatattaaaacattaaataaaaaaaagaaatgaagataAGCAGATGAATTAAAGACGTTTGTAAGTATTACATAAGTAATGCTgaatttttacctttttttctgtctcaagCTCATTGGAGCCACAATCTCCCACTTTTCCCCTCTGCGTTAATGAAAGATTATTACAAAAAAGATTATAGTACAAAGCTTCGAAACTGTAAAATTATGGGTGCTACATTTTCATAATAGTGAGCTCAAATGCCTGATGGAAAATATCCAATATACCCACACAAAATCTGAAGCGGCTAACCATTTCAGAGTTTTTCAGACCTGCACCCTGACAGTAATTACATTGCAGTTTCCTTGTATAACTGCtatttttcatgtcacatttCTCTCACATTACAGTATTGCCTGATGTCGTCATGAGAATATATGGGAGACATTTCTGTGTATCCTGACAAAAGACACACGGAAATGAAAATTCTGACTTGCAGAaacttttaaatactttttcagTCACCTCTTCAGTGACCAGTTCCTCTCGTTCTTTCACACTCATGAATCTGGATTAATGTAATTAACTGTGTGTACTGTACCTGCGCTCTCTGCAGCTGGTCCTGAATCACAGCCAGTTCCTGTTTACTGGTCTCCAGCCTGGACTTGAGCCTTTGATTGGTGGCCAGAGCCTTTTCATACAtctgcaaattaaaatgtgcacTCGTTGGAATTTCCAAATGGCGTTTGATTGCTTTCACAGCACACAGACGAACAAACGCTGACATCAACAGCCACAGCGATGGTTTGTGTGTTAACAGTATGAAATGAaacttataattattttaattattgactGTGCTGGCCGCACCTGCTCCCATACAGCTTATTTAAATATGGGTAAGTCTCACTCACACCCCTTAGTTTTACACTGTAAAGCTAAAATGTGCATATAAACAAACAGATTATTGGGGGTATTTGTTATTAAGAGATTTTTTAATAGTTTGAGTGTATTTCTCTAGACTGTGTTAATTTATTGGTGGTCAGAAATAAAATATCTCAGCATGGATTGGCTGAAAGGTTAGTACAGAGAGCCAATTGTGCAATttacaatgatataaaacaaaacattcatttaaaacaaTAGAATCTATCTAGAATCTTTGCTAAATGAATGacttaaacaattaattaaaagtgATACCAGTTTACTTTCTATGGACCAACTGATTAAGTGACTAGTtgtttctgctctgctcttTGTGTAAcgttttttgtgttcttttattttgaaatgtctgtGTTGGTGGTGCAGCACCCTCTAGGGGCTGAATGACTCTGTGTCCAATTTCTCATTGGCTAGTTGACACAGGGTCAGCCATCTTGTGATGTTTAAACCTGGAGTCCTTGGGCCAGTCTGTAAAGCACCATGATGGAGGTGTCCCTGTGCTGGAAAAGTTTGGTAAACTCAAATGTAAAGTAACTTAACTCATTATCAAGTGATCACACTTGGTTTAATTTGTTAGTTAAGCTCAGAACTACAGTTGATTAAAGTACCAACAAAGATTTGTCTCCTGGATCCCCCAAGAAATCTACATTTATGTGCTTATCAAGTAAAATATCCCAACATGGACTGGCTGAAAGGTTAGTACACAGAGCCATCATTCCCATCAAAGGTTCACATTTGTACAATTtatcaacaactattggatggactGCTGTAGAAAGTTTCacttgatatatatatatatatatatatatcaggtATACTGTACTCTCCCCTCTCTTAAGGAGGATTACTTCAGTTTTCTGTAGCGCAATCTTAagtttaaacttttaatttgttgGTGACTTAAGACCAAATTTTTGCAAACTAGTCCACTAAAGAAGTGAGTCCAAGTGTATACGAGTCGTAGGACTGACTATTGTGATCACAAGTTTCACTTCCTCCACAGATATCTCctgtttccttttctgttttaatttgtttttattttcttatttattttaatatttaatgtttaatttcctGTACACTAAGAGCAAAGCTAATTGAAGTCAAATCCCTTGTTTGTGTTGGCAGACttggccaataaagctgattctgattctgatcctgatctaacaaccaaaatcttttcattaGGCGGTCCCTGGGGCAAAATCTGGGGTCTGTGACCTAATGTGACTCAAATTAAATTCCTTGGCTAGAAAAAGGCTGAGAATCACtagttttggaaaataatggAAAACGCAGATCACATTTTCCAAGAATCCAAGATGATGCCTTTAAACAGATCATTTTGGTCGGCCAGTAGTCAGAAAACTCAAAGATATTGAATTTACagtgatataaaaacaaaacattcattaaaaaaagaatttatcaAGAATCTTTGCTTATTAAATTACTTTAACAATTTATTAAAAGTAATcccaatttatttttcaactgaTAAAGTGTtgtttctgctctgctcttTGTGTAAcgttttttgtgtacttttattttgaaatgtctgtGTTGGTGGTGCAGCACCCTCTAGGGGCTGGATGACTCTGTGTCCAATTTCTCATTGGCTAGTTGACACAGGGTCAGCCATCTTGTGATGTTTAAACCTGGAGTCCTTGGGCCAGTCTGTAAAGCACCATGATGGAGGTGGCCCTGTGCTGGAAAAGTTTGGTAAACTCAAATGCAGGCGGTTTAAACAGCTTAAATCATTGTCAAGTGATCAcatttggttcattttttaGTTAAGCAGCGAACTACAGTTGATTAAAGTACCAACAGTCAAAATACTATCCACATGCAAACTGCATCACCTGCCTTTTTATAGTCATTGTTTGCTGTCTCTTCTTCTGCCTTTTTCCTTGCAGAAAGTCTGTTTTCCCGCCGTTGGAAGTAAGACTCAGCATGGTTTGATGTGCTGTTGGAGACGTCGGAGGATCCAGACGAGTTcagtctgaaaacacaaaacaggtaTTTCACACAGAGGTTTAGCTCAGTTACTGTCAGAGTTTAATATCActgtttgatttgtgtttttttttttctgtctcaggcGATGATTTaatgtcttgtttgtgttttaatggtGTGAATTAGATTTGCTTACCTGGACAGTCTCTCGTGCTGAAATAGAAGAGAAATGTTTTAGAACTGGCTCTCtgaccaaaatgaaaaatgcaacaaccaagctaatgtgttttttgtgaggACATTTAGAGGTTTCAGTTGTACATGGTCCCAATTTAAACTTTACATTGGTATAAACAAGTCATTTAACCCCATCATTACCAGTCCTTTATTTCAGTGGATGCTCATTACTGCACAAATAACGGCATCAAACAGCATGACTCCATCATTTTGTTTGACAGGCAGTTTGGTCGTAATACGAGATTTATGAAGTACTACGTGGAGTCAAATCCACAAACATGGTTGTGTTTTGTACTATGTTGACCGTTTCCCCTGCATTATATGGTAAACATGCAGTTACTGTGGACACAGGACATGTTTTATTACTTGTACAATGTCAGCAAGTACATTCATTATCAGCAGATCTCCATGCAGGAAAAGCTCAGTGATTCTTTGAAGTGACATTACCAGAAATTCCTcatgaaagactttttttttccagttttccaAGAAAAGGTTTACGGCAGTATGAAATACCGAGCTGAGTTAAAGAAGGGAGAGGAAGTGATCCCTTAAATAAACTGACAAGCAGAGATACTCActaaacacatccaaaaaaggTAATAGTTCTGGCAGCAGCTTTCACATTGTGTTCATTATTGCCATCTGAAGTTGGAGAGGTTGTACAGTTTCCTTTGTGGGATATTTTCTAGCGGACGAGCAGAACTAAAACTCCCACTTGACAGCCTAATACAACACTGCATTATTGACTATGAGGGGCAAACATTTTATTGGAGTAATATGAATGCCAATGTAAAATGCAGATTCGGAGaggtgacaaattaaaggaacaTAAGAAAGGTGTTGAGCCACCACGAGCTGCCAGAACAGCTACACTGCTTCTTGGCATAGATCGAACACTTTTCTTCCAAAATATGTTCCCTTATTTAGTGCTTTTGATGATGATGGCAGAGAGCGCTGTCTGACAAATTGGCCCGCAATATCCCAAATGTGTTAAGTATATGATTACATGCATAAATTTCACACTCAACAC
This DNA window, taken from Plectropomus leopardus isolate mb chromosome 2, YSFRI_Pleo_2.0, whole genome shotgun sequence, encodes the following:
- the LOC121949147 gene encoding protein phosphatase 1 regulatory subunit 12B-like, which produces MSSLLSHNKDQPRIRKTLSDSLPASSAATTKSLRHERLSRLNSSGSSDVSNSTSNHAESYFQRRENRLSARKKAEEETANNDYKKMYEKALATNQRLKSRLETSKQELAVIQDQLQRAQRGKVGDCGSNELETEKKESWSLKNRISDMEEQLKVKAELKTENQRLKDENGALIRVITKLSK